From the genome of Neisseria lisongii, one region includes:
- a CDS encoding MBOAT family O-acyltransferase: MFLLSIEFALFMLAFLPLYWSVAKWPKAQNILLLLAGLGWLVREDAWFALTVTLFSSLIWLIGRLMPSEKTRGGKWLAGFGIVSGLAVLCFFKYFDFFRPLLQQAFGQNAVVDILLPLGLSYYVFQSIAYIVYCYQYPQSERFDWDEVLLHFSFFPTVTSGPIIRAAAFKSIDGIQLGALGQIRTRRPRELVRPALAVALIALGLAKKWWLAGSLAEGWVSPVFANPEQFGGWDVLAAVYGYTFQLFFDFSGYSDLVIGLAMLLGFRLPKNFNAPLRAANIREFWNRWHISLSTWIRDYIYIPLGGSKKGFARTQLNLLLAMVLSGIWHGYGWNFLLWGVLHGLALVCLNIGDRLIGKSNGLSGLPFCKWLAVAVTFHFVCLTFVVFNTSSLNDTQLVFSALFDNAQGWRLTDWATAAVLALFAAMLLLYPYLIRLFDAAVAGLEKLPLWLWFVPLTLALLVIVVLAPSGIPGFIYANF; this comes from the coding sequence TGCTGTCGATTGAGTTTGCTCTGTTTATGCTGGCGTTTCTGCCGCTGTATTGGAGCGTGGCCAAGTGGCCCAAGGCGCAGAATATTCTGTTGCTGCTGGCGGGCTTGGGCTGGTTGGTGCGGGAAGATGCGTGGTTTGCGCTGACGGTTACGCTGTTTTCGTCGCTAATCTGGCTCATCGGGCGGCTGATGCCGTCTGAAAAGACGCGGGGCGGCAAATGGCTGGCGGGTTTCGGGATTGTGTCGGGGCTGGCGGTATTGTGTTTCTTTAAATATTTTGATTTTTTCCGCCCGCTGCTGCAACAGGCGTTCGGACAAAATGCGGTGGTGGACATTCTGCTGCCTTTGGGGCTGTCGTATTATGTGTTTCAGTCGATTGCCTATATTGTCTATTGCTACCAATATCCGCAATCGGAGCGTTTCGATTGGGACGAAGTGCTGCTGCATTTCAGCTTTTTCCCGACCGTTACTTCCGGCCCGATTATCCGTGCAGCGGCGTTTAAAAGCATAGACGGTATCCAACTCGGCGCTTTGGGGCAAATCCGCACCCGCCGTCCGCGGGAATTGGTACGTCCTGCGCTGGCGGTGGCGCTGATTGCGTTGGGGCTGGCGAAAAAATGGTGGCTGGCGGGAAGTTTGGCGGAAGGTTGGGTGTCGCCGGTGTTTGCCAATCCCGAACAGTTCGGCGGCTGGGACGTGCTGGCGGCGGTGTACGGCTATACTTTCCAACTGTTTTTCGATTTTTCGGGCTATTCGGATTTGGTAATCGGTTTGGCGATGCTGCTGGGTTTCCGTCTGCCAAAAAACTTTAATGCGCCGCTGCGTGCCGCCAATATCCGTGAATTTTGGAACCGCTGGCACATCAGTCTTTCGACTTGGATTCGGGACTATATCTATATTCCTTTGGGCGGAAGCAAAAAAGGGTTTGCCCGCACGCAGCTTAATCTGCTGCTGGCCATGGTTTTGTCGGGCATTTGGCACGGCTACGGCTGGAATTTCCTGCTTTGGGGCGTGCTGCACGGTTTGGCGCTGGTGTGTCTGAACATCGGCGACCGCCTGATTGGTAAAAGCAACGGTTTGAGCGGCCTGCCTTTCTGCAAATGGCTGGCGGTAGCGGTTACGTTCCATTTTGTCTGCCTGACGTTTGTGGTGTTCAACACATCAAGCCTGAACGATACGCAACTGGTGTTCTCGGCGCTGTTTGACAATGCGCAGGGCTGGCGGCTGACCGACTGGGCGACGGCGGCGGTGTTGGCGCTGTTTGCCGCCATGTTGCTGCTTTATCCGTATTTAATCCGCCTGTTTGATGCGGCGGTGGCGGGTTTGGAAAAACTGCCGCTGTGGCTGTGGTTTGTGCCGCTGACGCTGGCGCTGCTTGTGATTGTGGTATTGGCACCTTCCGGTATCCCCGGCTTTATCTATGCCAATTTCTAA
- a CDS encoding SGNH/GDSL hydrolase family protein produces the protein MKKCTALFVSLLLTAAFAAWFSQNSINAYWQQTYHQSSPLETLSDMAWWRTGGEVQQAAYQQLDDWKAALAAANGRLSGNETSAAPPEQPPAPAATAARPSENAASQTAADIQAQRPAVPDIMPLKKGDKVFFVGDSLMQGVAPFVQKTLKQQFDIESVNLSKQSTGLAYPKFFDWPATVENTLNQHPDISLMVVFLGPNDPWDFADPNGGKYLKFKSNDWKRVYQSRVARILNAAEQHRVNVIWLGVPFMKKQKLNEQMRYLDQVLAEAVEGRAKRLPTDLLLSNGKAEYTDSVTIDGKVVRYRSKDGIHFSPTGQKFLADYVMQHIAFQP, from the coding sequence ATGAAAAAATGTACAGCTCTGTTTGTTTCCCTGCTGCTGACGGCGGCATTTGCCGCCTGGTTCAGCCAAAATTCGATTAATGCCTACTGGCAACAAACTTATCATCAAAGCAGCCCGCTGGAAACGCTGTCCGATATGGCGTGGTGGCGTACCGGCGGCGAAGTGCAGCAGGCGGCGTATCAGCAATTAGACGACTGGAAAGCGGCACTCGCCGCAGCCAACGGACGTTTGAGCGGCAATGAAACATCTGCCGCACCACCGGAACAGCCGCCCGCCCCCGCCGCAACCGCAGCAAGGCCGTCTGAAAATGCCGCTTCGCAAACAGCCGCCGATATTCAGGCCCAACGCCCCGCCGTACCGGATATTATGCCGCTGAAAAAAGGCGACAAAGTGTTTTTTGTCGGCGACTCCCTCATGCAGGGCGTTGCCCCGTTTGTGCAAAAAACGCTCAAACAGCAGTTTGACATCGAATCGGTCAATTTGAGCAAACAAAGCACCGGTTTGGCGTATCCCAAATTTTTCGACTGGCCCGCCACGGTGGAAAACACTTTGAACCAACACCCCGACATCTCGCTGATGGTGGTGTTTTTGGGCCCGAACGACCCGTGGGATTTTGCCGATCCCAACGGCGGCAAATATCTGAAATTCAAAAGCAACGACTGGAAACGGGTATATCAGTCCCGTGTCGCCCGGATTCTGAACGCCGCCGAGCAGCACCGTGTCAATGTTATCTGGCTGGGCGTGCCGTTTATGAAAAAACAGAAACTCAACGAGCAGATGCGTTATTTGGATCAGGTGTTGGCTGAAGCGGTTGAGGGGCGTGCCAAACGGCTGCCGACCGACCTGCTGCTCAGCAACGGCAAAGCCGAATATACCGATTCTGTTACAATAGACGGCAAAGTCGTGCGCTACCGCAGCAAAGACGGTATCCACTTCTCGCCGACCGGCCAGAAATTTTTAGCAGATTATGTGATGCAGCACATCGCATTCCAACCATAA
- a CDS encoding SGNH/GDSL hydrolase family protein: MNLKKLFPLLALLGTGLAQAGNLQNYGPETPVWKEKLQKLHTDNQKFRIVQIGDSHTAGDFFTHQLRTRLQQQWGNGGIGWVYPNTVKGQRMATVRYRSYAWPAVSSRSSSGDFPLGGVTAYTGGNGSITVSADDEGMQNIAVFAKPVLLEQTLTVNGIELPAQNSGWQVLQTQTQLPLTISSPMPWSLGFINIENRQSGVTLSAMGINGSQLSQWSKWRTEWPDDLAQMQPDLVILAYGTNEAFNDTIDIAQTEQLWQQRIQTIQNRLPQAGIVIVGAPESLKGKGGSCGTRPARLDEIQAMQQRVARQQNVLFWSWEAAMGGKCSMKPWMNQGLSAKDGVHFSAKGYQRAADNLADNLIDFVR; encoded by the coding sequence ATGAATTTAAAAAAACTCTTTCCGTTGCTGGCATTACTCGGCACTGGTTTGGCACAGGCCGGCAACCTGCAGAACTACGGCCCTGAAACGCCGGTATGGAAAGAAAAACTGCAGAAACTTCACACCGACAATCAGAAATTCCGCATTGTCCAAATCGGCGACTCACACACCGCCGGCGACTTTTTCACCCACCAACTGCGCACCCGATTACAACAGCAATGGGGCAACGGCGGCATTGGTTGGGTATATCCCAACACCGTTAAAGGCCAGCGCATGGCAACCGTACGCTACCGCAGCTACGCATGGCCCGCAGTCAGCAGCCGCTCTTCCAGCGGTGATTTCCCGCTGGGCGGCGTAACCGCCTATACCGGCGGCAACGGTAGTATTACCGTCAGCGCCGACGATGAAGGCATGCAAAACATCGCCGTGTTTGCCAAACCGGTGCTGCTGGAACAAACCCTGACCGTCAACGGTATCGAGCTGCCCGCCCAAAACAGCGGCTGGCAGGTTTTGCAGACCCAAACCCAACTGCCGCTGACCATCAGCAGCCCGATGCCGTGGTCGCTCGGTTTTATCAATATCGAAAACCGTCAGTCGGGGGTTACCCTTTCGGCAATGGGTATTAACGGTTCGCAGTTGAGCCAGTGGTCGAAATGGCGCACCGAGTGGCCGGACGATTTGGCACAAATGCAGCCGGATTTGGTGATTCTGGCATACGGCACCAACGAAGCCTTCAACGACACCATCGACATCGCCCAAACTGAACAGCTTTGGCAACAGCGGATTCAGACCATTCAAAACCGCCTGCCGCAAGCCGGTATTGTGATTGTCGGCGCACCCGAATCACTGAAAGGCAAAGGCGGAAGCTGCGGCACCCGCCCTGCCCGCTTGGACGAAATCCAAGCCATGCAGCAGCGTGTTGCCCGACAGCAAAACGTTTTGTTTTGGTCTTGGGAAGCGGCGATGGGCGGCAAATGCAGCATGAAGCCGTGGATGAACCAAGGCTTGTCCGCCAAAGACGGCGTACACTTTTCCGCCAAAGGCTATCAGCGTGCCGCCGACAATCTGGCGGACAATCTGATTGATTTTGTCCGATAA
- a CDS encoding 5-methyltetrahydropteroyltriglutamate--homocysteine S-methyltransferase produces MSKLFPHATLRDRAPFRFDIVGSFLRPDTLKQARRQCACGECSTDELHQVETQAVSHLIAQEKAVGLPNVTDGEFRRTWWHLDFLFELLGVELQEAETYSTQFKAHMHRPVTLKITNKIEFPKVHPFLNHFKALQAEADGYPVKFTIPSPSMLHLITCVRTPNPQLIERYAGKNDVLLADITAAYIDAVQALYDAGCRILQLDDTSWGEFCSEEKRALYASQGVDVDATARSYVKMLNDIRDAAPQDMAITMHICRGNFRSTWFSSGGYEPVAEILFGGCNVDGFFLEYDSDRAGDFQPLRFIRDQQVVLGLVTSKSGELEAKEAIIERIKEAAQYVDINQLCLSPQCGFASTEEGNVLTEEDQWKKLALIRSIVDEVWGDK; encoded by the coding sequence ATGAGCAAACTCTTTCCCCACGCCACCCTGCGCGACCGTGCGCCTTTCCGTTTCGACATTGTCGGTAGTTTTCTGCGCCCAGACACCCTCAAACAGGCACGCCGCCAATGTGCCTGCGGCGAATGCTCGACCGATGAGCTGCACCAAGTCGAAACGCAGGCCGTTTCTCATCTGATTGCACAAGAAAAAGCCGTCGGCCTGCCCAACGTAACCGACGGCGAATTCCGCCGCACTTGGTGGCACTTGGATTTTCTGTTCGAACTGCTCGGCGTGGAACTGCAAGAAGCCGAAACCTACAGCACCCAGTTCAAAGCCCACATGCACCGTCCGGTTACCCTCAAAATCACCAACAAAATCGAGTTCCCGAAAGTTCATCCGTTTCTCAACCACTTCAAAGCCCTGCAGGCGGAGGCGGACGGTTATCCGGTCAAATTCACCATTCCTTCGCCGAGTATGCTGCACCTGATTACCTGCGTGCGTACGCCGAACCCGCAGCTGATTGAACGCTACGCCGGTAAAAACGATGTGTTGCTGGCGGACATCACCGCCGCCTACATCGATGCCGTGCAGGCGCTGTATGATGCAGGCTGCCGCATTCTGCAACTGGACGATACTTCTTGGGGCGAATTCTGTTCTGAAGAAAAACGGGCGCTGTATGCCTCGCAAGGCGTGGACGTGGACGCAACCGCCCGCAGCTATGTGAAAATGCTCAACGATATTCGGGACGCAGCGCCGCAGGATATGGCGATTACCATGCACATCTGCCGAGGCAACTTCCGCTCGACTTGGTTTTCCAGCGGCGGCTACGAACCGGTTGCCGAAATCCTGTTCGGCGGCTGCAATGTGGACGGCTTCTTCCTCGAATACGACAGCGACCGTGCCGGCGATTTCCAGCCGCTGCGCTTTATCCGTGATCAGCAGGTTGTGTTGGGGCTGGTTACGTCCAAAAGCGGCGAGTTGGAAGCCAAAGAAGCCATTATCGAACGCATTAAAGAGGCCGCCCAATATGTCGATATCAACCAATTATGCCTCAGCCCGCAATGCGGCTTTGCCTCTACCGAAGAAGGCAACGTGCTGACCGAAGAAGACCAGTGGAAAAAACTGGCGCTGATCCGCAGCATTGTGGACGAAGTATGGGGCGATAAATAA
- the tal gene encoding transaldolase, with amino-acid sequence MTILSDVKALGQQIWLDNLSRSLVQSGELAQMLQQGVCGVTSNPAIFQKAFAGDPLYAEEVAALKQTGLSPQQRYETMAVADVQAACDVCLSQYQAGGQSGFVSLEVSPELSRNAEATVEEAKRLYQAINRPNAMIKIPATDEGIEAFETLIEAGLSINLTLLFSRSQTQKAYAAYQRGITKRLAAGLSVENIRVVASFFISRIDNALDTTLPEALQGKTAIALAKAAYRDWAEYFGSSSFQRLAAQGANRVQLLWASTGVKNPAYPDTLYVDSLIGAETVNTVPDATLKAFIDHGTAKAVLAEHTDQALADLAAVAELGIDLEALAVRLQEDGLKQFEEAFAKLLEPLA; translated from the coding sequence ATGACTATTTTATCGGACGTTAAGGCTTTAGGCCAACAAATCTGGCTCGATAATCTGTCCCGCTCGCTGGTGCAGAGCGGCGAATTGGCGCAAATGCTGCAACAGGGCGTGTGCGGCGTAACGTCCAATCCGGCGATTTTCCAAAAAGCCTTTGCCGGCGATCCGCTGTATGCCGAAGAAGTCGCCGCTTTGAAACAGACCGGCCTTTCGCCGCAGCAGCGTTATGAAACCATGGCCGTGGCAGACGTGCAGGCCGCCTGCGATGTGTGTTTGAGCCAATATCAGGCGGGCGGGCAGAGCGGTTTTGTCAGCCTCGAAGTGTCGCCGGAACTGTCCCGCAACGCCGAAGCGACTGTTGAAGAAGCCAAACGCCTGTATCAGGCCATCAACCGTCCGAATGCCATGATTAAAATCCCCGCCACCGACGAGGGCATCGAAGCATTTGAAACCCTGATTGAAGCCGGTTTGAGCATCAACCTGACCCTGCTGTTTTCCCGCAGTCAAACCCAAAAAGCCTACGCCGCCTACCAGCGGGGCATTACCAAACGGTTGGCAGCAGGCTTGAGCGTGGAAAACATCCGTGTCGTTGCCAGCTTCTTTATTTCCCGTATCGACAACGCACTCGATACCACCTTGCCCGAAGCGCTTCAAGGCAAAACCGCCATCGCCTTAGCCAAAGCCGCCTATCGGGATTGGGCGGAATACTTCGGCAGCAGCAGCTTCCAACGCCTTGCCGCACAAGGTGCTAATCGGGTGCAGCTTTTGTGGGCATCGACCGGCGTGAAAAATCCGGCGTATCCCGACACGCTGTATGTGGACAGCCTAATTGGTGCAGAAACGGTAAACACCGTACCCGATGCCACCCTGAAAGCCTTTATCGACCACGGGACGGCCAAAGCCGTCTTGGCAGAACATACCGATCAGGCTTTGGCGGATTTGGCCGCCGTTGCCGAACTCGGCATCGACCTCGAAGCCCTTGCCGTCCGCTTGCAGGAAGACGGTTTGAAACAGTTTGAAGAAGCCTTCGCCAAACTGCTTGAGCCGCTGGCATAA
- a CDS encoding KpsF/GutQ family sugar-phosphate isomerase, whose protein sequence is MNTEQYLSWAHDVLNIEAQSLHEIAAGLDENFIRTTDALLHCQGRVVITGMGKSGHIGRKIAATMASTGTPAFFVHPAEAAHGDLGMIVDGDAVVAISNSGESDEILAIIPALKRKNITLICITARPDSTMARHADIHLTAAVSQEACPLGLAPTSSTTAVMALGDALAVVLLRARAFTPDDFALSHPAGSLGKRLLLRVQDIMHGGEQLPAVECGTPLKEAIVRMSEKGLGMLGVTDSQGRLKGVFTDGDLRRLFQEREHFSGICVDDIMHPNPKTIAADKLATEALKEMQAGHINGLLVTDSDGILTGALNMHDLLMARIV, encoded by the coding sequence GTGAATACCGAACAATATTTAAGCTGGGCGCATGATGTGTTAAACATCGAAGCGCAATCCCTGCACGAAATCGCCGCAGGTTTGGACGAAAACTTTATCCGCACCACCGATGCGCTGCTGCACTGCCAAGGGCGGGTGGTGATTACCGGCATGGGCAAATCGGGTCATATCGGACGCAAAATCGCCGCCACCATGGCTTCCACCGGCACACCGGCATTTTTCGTCCACCCTGCCGAAGCGGCGCACGGCGATTTGGGCATGATTGTGGACGGCGATGCCGTGGTTGCCATTTCCAATTCCGGCGAAAGTGATGAAATTTTAGCGATTATTCCGGCACTCAAACGCAAAAACATTACTTTAATCTGCATTACCGCCCGCCCCGATTCAACCATGGCACGCCACGCCGACATTCATCTGACGGCGGCGGTGTCGCAGGAAGCCTGTCCGCTCGGCTTAGCGCCGACTTCCAGCACCACGGCGGTGATGGCTTTGGGCGATGCGCTGGCGGTGGTACTGCTGCGCGCCAGAGCGTTCACGCCCGACGATTTCGCCCTCAGCCACCCCGCCGGTAGTTTGGGCAAACGCCTGCTGCTGCGGGTGCAGGACATTATGCACGGCGGCGAACAATTACCGGCGGTCGAATGCGGCACGCCTTTGAAAGAAGCGATTGTGCGCATGAGCGAAAAAGGTTTGGGCATGTTGGGCGTAACCGACAGCCAAGGCCGTCTGAAAGGCGTGTTTACCGACGGCGACCTGCGCCGCCTGTTTCAAGAGCGGGAACATTTCTCGGGTATTTGCGTGGACGACATCATGCACCCGAACCCGAAAACCATTGCCGCCGACAAACTCGCCACCGAAGCCTTGAAAGAAATGCAGGCCGGCCACATTAACGGCCTGTTGGTTACCGATTCAGACGGCATCCTGACCGGTGCGCTGAATATGCACGATTTGCTGATGGCAAGAATTGTGTAA
- a CDS encoding KdsC family phosphatase: MQTLTPELQRRAAAVKLLILDVDGVLTDGRIFIRDNGEEIKSFHTLDGHGLKMLQAAGVQTAIITGRDAPSVGIRVKQLGINYYFKGIHDKRAAYAELRQAAGVSEDECAFVGDDVVDLPVMVRCGLPVAVPQAHWFTLQHAAYVTQNDGGKGAVREVCDLIMQAQGKLEAALNEYIK; the protein is encoded by the coding sequence ATGCAAACCCTTACCCCCGAACTACAGCGCCGTGCCGCTGCTGTCAAACTGCTGATTCTCGACGTGGACGGCGTATTGACCGACGGCCGCATTTTTATCCGAGACAACGGCGAAGAAATCAAATCCTTCCACACTTTAGACGGACACGGCCTGAAAATGCTGCAGGCCGCAGGCGTGCAAACCGCCATCATCACCGGCCGCGATGCCCCTTCGGTCGGCATTCGGGTCAAACAGTTGGGCATCAACTATTATTTCAAAGGCATTCACGACAAACGTGCCGCCTACGCCGAATTGCGCCAAGCCGCAGGCGTGAGCGAAGACGAATGCGCTTTTGTCGGCGACGACGTGGTCGATTTGCCGGTGATGGTGCGCTGCGGCTTGCCGGTTGCCGTGCCGCAGGCGCATTGGTTTACCCTGCAACACGCCGCCTACGTTACGCAAAATGACGGCGGCAAAGGTGCCGTGCGCGAAGTGTGCGACCTGATTATGCAGGCACAGGGCAAGCTGGAAGCGGCGTTGAACGAGTACATCAAATGA
- the lptC gene encoding LPS export ABC transporter periplasmic protein LptC, with protein MNIKWRYGLAFPLTLSLVLGGLTAWLGSISQVQTEEVRLDPDKPQYTMNGIAGKRFDETGRLKEHLTAEQAWQFPDDKNVHLGRPNLDMYQEGKLLYQIGSEEAVYHTESKQIAFEQQVVLTKPADHRPAGIVRTDHLYVDTQNQTARTEAQVAFEYGDSHGTANGMTYDHRQGLLNFPSKVKAIIYDAKTL; from the coding sequence ATGAACATCAAATGGCGCTACGGACTGGCGTTTCCGCTGACGCTGTCGCTGGTTTTGGGCGGGCTGACCGCATGGCTGGGCAGTATCAGCCAAGTGCAAACCGAAGAAGTCCGCCTCGACCCCGACAAACCGCAATACACCATGAACGGCATTGCGGGCAAACGTTTTGACGAAACAGGCCGTCTGAAAGAGCATCTCACCGCCGAACAGGCATGGCAGTTTCCCGACGATAAAAACGTCCATCTCGGCAGGCCGAATCTGGATATGTATCAAGAAGGCAAACTGCTGTATCAAATCGGCAGCGAAGAAGCCGTGTACCACACCGAAAGCAAACAGATTGCCTTCGAACAGCAAGTCGTATTGACCAAACCCGCCGACCACCGCCCCGCCGGTATCGTACGCACCGACCATTTATATGTCGATACCCAAAACCAAACCGCCCGCACCGAAGCGCAGGTTGCCTTTGAATACGGCGACTCGCACGGCACAGCCAACGGCATGACCTACGACCACCGCCAAGGATTATTGAATTTCCCTTCCAAAGTGAAAGCCATTATTTATGATGCAAAAACTCTGTAA